A stretch of the Nothobranchius furzeri strain GRZ-AD chromosome 5, NfurGRZ-RIMD1, whole genome shotgun sequence genome encodes the following:
- the LOC107378722 gene encoding E3 ubiquitin/ISG15 ligase TRIM25 isoform X2 — protein MSNERRHDRVQPMIVLYVNWYQCTNLQEWTDGQLTNMATAMPEDHLTCSICLEVYNDPVSIPCGHNFCKSCLSRHWADKEQRLCPLCKDTSDKELKLRVNTELREIVEKFKKQNEKADGTSPIKPGQVPCDCCPGKKTRASKTCLVCLVSYCDKHLENHLKIDAFKGHKLTKPVHKLEDKICKKHNHIQEFFCRDDQIRVCALCTEHSDHDTVHLDEKYVDKSYHMGKKREVVQETKPKKAVEIKDAAQKKQKGGRKPNRAKSNQTTSPGHKEASQHRNGRTCFPQVAGFSEDIFLFEFNVEDRAVCHLGVVRISTFRRQNLLSNHSDGNWVITLLNDGRIKRVCMCLDQKNRVLLFSNADCGDIICSFFDCEFRKREELFIFYDPGQPLSWQQRIQRYVQKKVEERDVSFFVSITLITLLWYVLAVFSF, from the exons atgagtaatgagcgaagACATGACAGGGTTCaaccgatgattgttttgtatgTGAACTGGTACCAATGCACCAACCTGCAGGAATGGactgatggccagttaacga ATATGGCCACAGCCATGCCTGAAGATCATCTGACATGCTCCATCTGTCTGGAGGTGTACAACGACCCTGTCTCCATTCCCTGTGGACACAACTTCTGTAAGTCCTGCCTCAGCAGGCACTGGGCAGATAAAGAGCAGCGTCTTTGTCCATTGTGCAAGGACACAAGTGACAAGGAGCTCAAACTCAGAGTCAACACAGAGTTAAGGGAGATTGTGGAGAAGTTTAAGAAACAAAATGAGAAAGCTGATGGCACATCTCCAATTAAACCTGGTCAGGTGCCATGTGACTGTTGCCCTGGGAAAAAAACCAGAGCCTCAAAAACCTGTTTGGTGTGCCTGGTGTCATATTGTGACAAACACCTAGAAAACCACCTGAAAATCGATGCCTTCAAGGGACACAAATTGACAAAACCTGTGCACAAACTGGAGGACAAAATATGTAAGAAACACAACCATATTCAGGAGTTCTTCTGCAGGGATGATCAAATCCGTGTTTGTGCCCTTTGCACAGAACACAGCGATCATGACACGGTTCATTTGGACGAAAAGTATGTGGATAAAAGCTACCACATGGGGAAGAAACGAGAGGTCGTGCAGGAAACTAAACCCAAAAAAGCAGTGGAGATTAAAGATGCAGCACAGAAAAAACAGAAAGGGGGAAGAAAACCAAACAGAGCTAAGTCAAACCAAACAACTTCTCCAGGTCACAAAGAGGCATCACAACATCGGAATGGAAGAACCTGCTTCCCTCAAGTTGCAGGATTCTCTGAAGATATATTTTTGTTTGAGTTTAATGTTGAAGACAGAGCTGTCTGCCATCTAGGAGTAGTGAGAATATCAACGTTCAGGAGGCAAAACCTTTTATCAAACCACAGCGACGGAAACTGGGTTATAACGTTGCTGAATGATGGAAGAATCAAGAGAGTTTGTATGTGTTTAGATCAGAAGAATAGAGTCCTGTTGTTCTCTAACGCTGACTGTGGAGACATCATTTGCAGTTTCTTTGACTGTGAGTTCAGAAAGCGAGAGGAACTCTTTATATTCTATGACCCTGGTCAGCCACTCAGCTGGCAGCAGAGGATACAAAGATACGTTCAGAAGAAAGTAGAGGAAAGAGATGTTTCTTTCTTTGTCTCGATCACACTGATAACACTTCTTTGGTATGTTCtagctgtgtttagtttctaa
- the ccn3 gene encoding CCN family member 3, which translates to MTNLLALLVATQVLTLARSQVCPRRCQCPTEIPACLPGVPLVLDDCACCLVCAGQKGQVCSELNPCDTRKGLLCNYSVNIHRRTGVCVVGAGNVCVLDGSVYQNGQIFFPSCKYQCICRDGQIGCVPRCNLDVMLPGPDCPVPRKIQVPGECCEKWVCEPQTESSALGGFALAAFRQEETVSFNGWDPSLNCIEQTTEWGACSQTCGMGVSTRVTNKNDRCEMVKQSRLCVIRPCDEQQDQLTQLAPRLRGSRCQKVERSNNAVHFSYKNCTSVQAYKPRYCGSCTDGRCCTPHRTKTSLVEFLCPNGKSTRRPVMAILTCACHSHCPRDDGVWEPSELTYSGMRI; encoded by the exons ATGACAAATCTTTTAGCTTTACTTGTTGCAACACAG GTTTTGACTCTAGCCCGATCCCAGGTGTGCCCTCGGAGATGTCAGTGTCCTACAGAGATCCCCGCTTGCCTTCCCGGGGTGCCCCTGGTCCTGGATGACTGCGCCTGCTGCCTGGTGTGtgcaggtcaaaaaggtcaagtcTGCTCTGAGCTGAACCCATGTGACACCCGTAAAGGGCTGCTGTGTAATTACTCTGTCAACATCCACAGGAGGACTGGTGTCTGTGTCG TCGGCGCAGGAAATGTGTGTGTTTTGGATGGATCTGTGTATCAGAATGGGCAGATCTTCTTCCCCAGCTGTAAGTACCAGTGCATCTGCAGAGATGGTCAGATCGGCTGTGTGCCTCGCTGCAACTTGGATGTCATGCTGCCGGGTCCCGACTGTCCAGTGCCGCGTAAGATCCAGGTGCCTGGAGAGTGCTGTGAGAAGTGGGTGTGTGAGCCCCAGACGGAGTCCAGTGCCCTGGGGGGATTTGCATTGGCAG CCTTTCGTCAGGAAGAAACCGTCAGCTTTAACGGGTGGGACCCCAGCCTGAACTGCATCGAGCAGACCACAGAGTGGGGGGCATGCTCTCAAACCTGCGGCATGGGGGTGTCCACCAGGGTCACAAACAAGAACGATCGGTGTGAGATGGTGAAGCAGAGTCGTCTTTGTGTTATAAGGCCCTGTgatgagcagcaggaccagctcacacAGCTTGCACCAAGG CTGAGAGGCAGTAGGTGCCAGAAGGTGGAAAGAAGCAACAACGCAGTTCACTTTTCCTACAAGAATTGCACCAGCGTTCAGGCATACAAGCCTCGCTACTGTGGCTCCTGCACAGACGGCCGCTGCTGCACCCCCCACAGAACCAAAACCAGCCTGGTGGAGTTCCTGTGCCCCAACGGTAAAAGCACCCGGAGGCCTGTCATGGCCATTTTGACCTGTGCCTGCCACAGCCACTGCCCCCGAGACGACGGCGTGTGGGAGCCATCGGAGCTCACATACAGTGGCATGAGAATATAG
- the LOC107378722 gene encoding E3 ubiquitin/ISG15 ligase TRIM25 isoform X3 has protein sequence MKLNLAVTSKTNSSISRTEGLPHANRRDMATAMPEDHLTCSICLEVYNDPVSIPCGHNFCKSCLSRHWADKEQRLCPLCKDTSDKELKLRVNTELREIVEKFKKQNEKADGTSPIKPGQVPCDCCPGKKTRASKTCLVCLVSYCDKHLENHLKIDAFKGHKLTKPVHKLEDKICKKHNHIQEFFCRDDQIRVCALCTEHSDHDTVHLDEKYVDKSYHMGKKREVVQETKPKKAVEIKDAAQKKQKGGRKPNRAKSNQTTSPGHKEASQHRNGRTCFPQVAGFSEDIFLFEFNVEDRAVCHLGVVRISTFRRQNLLSNHSDGNWVITLLNDGRIKRVCMCLDQKNRVLLFSNADCGDIICSFFDCEFRKREELFIFYDPGQPLSWQQRIQRYVQKKVEERDVSFFVSITLITLLWYVLAVFSF, from the exons ATGAAACTGAACCTTGCAGTCACTTCAAAAACAAACAGTTCCATCAGCAGAACAGAAGGACTTCCACATGCAAACAGGCGAG ATATGGCCACAGCCATGCCTGAAGATCATCTGACATGCTCCATCTGTCTGGAGGTGTACAACGACCCTGTCTCCATTCCCTGTGGACACAACTTCTGTAAGTCCTGCCTCAGCAGGCACTGGGCAGATAAAGAGCAGCGTCTTTGTCCATTGTGCAAGGACACAAGTGACAAGGAGCTCAAACTCAGAGTCAACACAGAGTTAAGGGAGATTGTGGAGAAGTTTAAGAAACAAAATGAGAAAGCTGATGGCACATCTCCAATTAAACCTGGTCAGGTGCCATGTGACTGTTGCCCTGGGAAAAAAACCAGAGCCTCAAAAACCTGTTTGGTGTGCCTGGTGTCATATTGTGACAAACACCTAGAAAACCACCTGAAAATCGATGCCTTCAAGGGACACAAATTGACAAAACCTGTGCACAAACTGGAGGACAAAATATGTAAGAAACACAACCATATTCAGGAGTTCTTCTGCAGGGATGATCAAATCCGTGTTTGTGCCCTTTGCACAGAACACAGCGATCATGACACGGTTCATTTGGACGAAAAGTATGTGGATAAAAGCTACCACATGGGGAAGAAACGAGAGGTCGTGCAGGAAACTAAACCCAAAAAAGCAGTGGAGATTAAAGATGCAGCACAGAAAAAACAGAAAGGGGGAAGAAAACCAAACAGAGCTAAGTCAAACCAAACAACTTCTCCAGGTCACAAAGAGGCATCACAACATCGGAATGGAAGAACCTGCTTCCCTCAAGTTGCAGGATTCTCTGAAGATATATTTTTGTTTGAGTTTAATGTTGAAGACAGAGCTGTCTGCCATCTAGGAGTAGTGAGAATATCAACGTTCAGGAGGCAAAACCTTTTATCAAACCACAGCGACGGAAACTGGGTTATAACGTTGCTGAATGATGGAAGAATCAAGAGAGTTTGTATGTGTTTAGATCAGAAGAATAGAGTCCTGTTGTTCTCTAACGCTGACTGTGGAGACATCATTTGCAGTTTCTTTGACTGTGAGTTCAGAAAGCGAGAGGAACTCTTTATATTCTATGACCCTGGTCAGCCACTCAGCTGGCAGCAGAGGATACAAAGATACGTTCAGAAGAAAGTAGAGGAAAGAGATGTTTCTTTCTTTGTCTCGATCACACTGATAACACTTCTTTGGTATGTTCtagctgtgtttagtttctaa
- the LOC107378722 gene encoding uncharacterized protein isoform X1, translated as MKLNLAVTSKTNSSISRTEGLPHANRRAEALSLGGGEGYDMATAMPEDHLTCSICLEVYNDPVSIPCGHNFCKSCLSRHWADKEQRLCPLCKDTSDKELKLRVNTELREIVEKFKKQNEKADGTSPIKPGQVPCDCCPGKKTRASKTCLVCLVSYCDKHLENHLKIDAFKGHKLTKPVHKLEDKICKKHNHIQEFFCRDDQIRVCALCTEHSDHDTVHLDEKYVDKSYHMGKKREVVQETKPKKAVEIKDAAQKKQKGGRKPNRAKSNQTTSPGHKEASQHRNGRTCFPQVAGFSEDIFLFEFNVEDRAVCHLGVVRISTFRRQNLLSNHSDGNWVITLLNDGRIKRVCMCLDQKNRVLLFSNADCGDIICSFFDCEFRKREELFIFYDPGQPLSWQQRIQRYVQKKVEERDVSFFVSITLITLLWYVLAVFSF; from the exons ATGAAACTGAACCTTGCAGTCACTTCAAAAACAAACAGTTCCATCAGCAGAACAGAAGGACTTCCACATGCAAACAGGCGAG CGGAAGCCTTGAGTTTGGGAGGAGGGGAAGGGTACG ATATGGCCACAGCCATGCCTGAAGATCATCTGACATGCTCCATCTGTCTGGAGGTGTACAACGACCCTGTCTCCATTCCCTGTGGACACAACTTCTGTAAGTCCTGCCTCAGCAGGCACTGGGCAGATAAAGAGCAGCGTCTTTGTCCATTGTGCAAGGACACAAGTGACAAGGAGCTCAAACTCAGAGTCAACACAGAGTTAAGGGAGATTGTGGAGAAGTTTAAGAAACAAAATGAGAAAGCTGATGGCACATCTCCAATTAAACCTGGTCAGGTGCCATGTGACTGTTGCCCTGGGAAAAAAACCAGAGCCTCAAAAACCTGTTTGGTGTGCCTGGTGTCATATTGTGACAAACACCTAGAAAACCACCTGAAAATCGATGCCTTCAAGGGACACAAATTGACAAAACCTGTGCACAAACTGGAGGACAAAATATGTAAGAAACACAACCATATTCAGGAGTTCTTCTGCAGGGATGATCAAATCCGTGTTTGTGCCCTTTGCACAGAACACAGCGATCATGACACGGTTCATTTGGACGAAAAGTATGTGGATAAAAGCTACCACATGGGGAAGAAACGAGAGGTCGTGCAGGAAACTAAACCCAAAAAAGCAGTGGAGATTAAAGATGCAGCACAGAAAAAACAGAAAGGGGGAAGAAAACCAAACAGAGCTAAGTCAAACCAAACAACTTCTCCAGGTCACAAAGAGGCATCACAACATCGGAATGGAAGAACCTGCTTCCCTCAAGTTGCAGGATTCTCTGAAGATATATTTTTGTTTGAGTTTAATGTTGAAGACAGAGCTGTCTGCCATCTAGGAGTAGTGAGAATATCAACGTTCAGGAGGCAAAACCTTTTATCAAACCACAGCGACGGAAACTGGGTTATAACGTTGCTGAATGATGGAAGAATCAAGAGAGTTTGTATGTGTTTAGATCAGAAGAATAGAGTCCTGTTGTTCTCTAACGCTGACTGTGGAGACATCATTTGCAGTTTCTTTGACTGTGAGTTCAGAAAGCGAGAGGAACTCTTTATATTCTATGACCCTGGTCAGCCACTCAGCTGGCAGCAGAGGATACAAAGATACGTTCAGAAGAAAGTAGAGGAAAGAGATGTTTCTTTCTTTGTCTCGATCACACTGATAACACTTCTTTGGTATGTTCtagctgtgtttagtttctaa
- the LOC107378722 gene encoding E3 ubiquitin/ISG15 ligase TRIM25 isoform X4 has product MATAMPEDHLTCSICLEVYNDPVSIPCGHNFCKSCLSRHWADKEQRLCPLCKDTSDKELKLRVNTELREIVEKFKKQNEKADGTSPIKPGQVPCDCCPGKKTRASKTCLVCLVSYCDKHLENHLKIDAFKGHKLTKPVHKLEDKICKKHNHIQEFFCRDDQIRVCALCTEHSDHDTVHLDEKYVDKSYHMGKKREVVQETKPKKAVEIKDAAQKKQKGGRKPNRAKSNQTTSPGHKEASQHRNGRTCFPQVAGFSEDIFLFEFNVEDRAVCHLGVVRISTFRRQNLLSNHSDGNWVITLLNDGRIKRVCMCLDQKNRVLLFSNADCGDIICSFFDCEFRKREELFIFYDPGQPLSWQQRIQRYVQKKVEERDVSFFVSITLITLLWYVLAVFSF; this is encoded by the coding sequence ATGGCCACAGCCATGCCTGAAGATCATCTGACATGCTCCATCTGTCTGGAGGTGTACAACGACCCTGTCTCCATTCCCTGTGGACACAACTTCTGTAAGTCCTGCCTCAGCAGGCACTGGGCAGATAAAGAGCAGCGTCTTTGTCCATTGTGCAAGGACACAAGTGACAAGGAGCTCAAACTCAGAGTCAACACAGAGTTAAGGGAGATTGTGGAGAAGTTTAAGAAACAAAATGAGAAAGCTGATGGCACATCTCCAATTAAACCTGGTCAGGTGCCATGTGACTGTTGCCCTGGGAAAAAAACCAGAGCCTCAAAAACCTGTTTGGTGTGCCTGGTGTCATATTGTGACAAACACCTAGAAAACCACCTGAAAATCGATGCCTTCAAGGGACACAAATTGACAAAACCTGTGCACAAACTGGAGGACAAAATATGTAAGAAACACAACCATATTCAGGAGTTCTTCTGCAGGGATGATCAAATCCGTGTTTGTGCCCTTTGCACAGAACACAGCGATCATGACACGGTTCATTTGGACGAAAAGTATGTGGATAAAAGCTACCACATGGGGAAGAAACGAGAGGTCGTGCAGGAAACTAAACCCAAAAAAGCAGTGGAGATTAAAGATGCAGCACAGAAAAAACAGAAAGGGGGAAGAAAACCAAACAGAGCTAAGTCAAACCAAACAACTTCTCCAGGTCACAAAGAGGCATCACAACATCGGAATGGAAGAACCTGCTTCCCTCAAGTTGCAGGATTCTCTGAAGATATATTTTTGTTTGAGTTTAATGTTGAAGACAGAGCTGTCTGCCATCTAGGAGTAGTGAGAATATCAACGTTCAGGAGGCAAAACCTTTTATCAAACCACAGCGACGGAAACTGGGTTATAACGTTGCTGAATGATGGAAGAATCAAGAGAGTTTGTATGTGTTTAGATCAGAAGAATAGAGTCCTGTTGTTCTCTAACGCTGACTGTGGAGACATCATTTGCAGTTTCTTTGACTGTGAGTTCAGAAAGCGAGAGGAACTCTTTATATTCTATGACCCTGGTCAGCCACTCAGCTGGCAGCAGAGGATACAAAGATACGTTCAGAAGAAAGTAGAGGAAAGAGATGTTTCTTTCTTTGTCTCGATCACACTGATAACACTTCTTTGGTATGTTCtagctgtgtttagtttctaa